A region of Caldibacillus debilis DSM 16016 DNA encodes the following proteins:
- a CDS encoding lysophospholipid acyltransferase family protein — translation MYRFLGYIAIFLFKVFARFQVIGKENIPKGAGFVYACTHAGWLDVVALALSIFPVRVHYMAKKELFQNPIAAKFITSLNAFPVDRENPAPSSIKIPVQLVKEGKVVGIFPSGTRKSEDVPLKRGAITIASLAKAPIVPAYYEGPKTLKELFKGKKAYIVIGKPIRLEREGAKRVDAEHYTRLLSETFLQLKEELKNYRTTK, via the coding sequence TTGTACAGATTTCTGGGATATATCGCCATTTTCCTGTTTAAAGTTTTCGCCCGGTTCCAAGTGATCGGCAAAGAAAATATCCCGAAGGGCGCGGGATTCGTATATGCCTGCACCCATGCCGGCTGGCTGGACGTGGTGGCCCTCGCCCTGTCCATTTTTCCGGTCCGGGTCCATTACATGGCGAAAAAGGAATTGTTCCAAAATCCCATCGCCGCGAAATTCATCACTTCGTTAAACGCCTTTCCGGTCGATCGGGAGAATCCGGCGCCCAGCAGCATCAAAATTCCCGTGCAGCTGGTGAAGGAAGGCAAGGTGGTGGGGATCTTTCCGAGCGGCACGCGGAAATCGGAAGACGTTCCGCTGAAACGGGGGGCAATCACCATCGCCAGCCTGGCGAAAGCCCCGATCGTTCCCGCTTACTATGAGGGACCGAAAACGTTAAAGGAACTTTTTAAGGGGAAAAAAGCGTATATCGTGATCGGGAAGCCGATCCGATTGGAAAGGGAAGGGGCAAAAAGGGTGGATGCCGAGCATTATACCCGTTTGCTTTCGGAAACCTTCCTGCAATTGAAGGAGGAGCTAAAAAATTACCGGACCACCAAGTGA
- a CDS encoding MerR family transcriptional regulator: protein MRIKEVADLAGISVRTLRYYDQIGLLKPDRVTESGYRIYSEENLETLQQILFFRELGFPLKKIKEIIQNPSFDRLEALELHRKYLLEKKRRIDQMLRTVDKTIKYMKGETTMTREEKFSGFDFSENPYEKEARERWGDAAVDEANRRIGELNEEQKQVLQEEMGEIYRNLAACRHLPPDSEEAQEAIGKWYELLNRHFGNYSPEMFKNLGQMYVEDSRFKKNIDRFGDGLAAFMRDAMAVFADRQNPSAEKHSTA from the coding sequence ATGCGGATCAAGGAAGTGGCTGATCTTGCCGGCATCAGCGTGCGCACGCTCCGATATTACGACCAGATCGGCTTATTGAAGCCGGACCGGGTGACGGAGTCCGGCTACCGGATATACAGCGAGGAGAACCTGGAGACGCTGCAGCAAATCCTTTTTTTCCGGGAACTGGGATTTCCGTTGAAAAAAATCAAGGAGATCATTCAAAATCCTTCCTTCGACCGGCTGGAGGCCCTCGAGCTCCACAGGAAATATTTGCTTGAAAAAAAGAGGAGAATCGACCAAATGCTCCGGACGGTTGACAAAACCATCAAATATATGAAAGGGGAGACGACCATGACCCGTGAAGAAAAATTTTCGGGATTCGATTTTTCCGAAAACCCGTATGAAAAAGAAGCGAGGGAAAGATGGGGAGACGCGGCGGTGGATGAAGCGAATCGAAGGATCGGGGAATTAAACGAGGAACAAAAACAGGTTTTGCAGGAAGAAATGGGCGAAATTTACCGCAATCTGGCCGCCTGCCGCCACCTTCCCCCCGATTCCGAAGAAGCGCAAGAGGCGATCGGGAAATGGTATGAATTGTTGAATCGCCATTTCGGAAACTATTCGCCGGAGATGTTTAAAAATTTGGGGCAAATGTATGTGGAGGACAGCCGGTTCAAGAAGAACATCGACCGGTTCGGCGACGGACTGGCGGCCTTTATGCGCGATGCGATGGCGGTTTTCGCCGACCGGCAAAATCCGTCCGCCGAAAAGCACTCGACGGCCTGA
- a CDS encoding alanine/glycine:cation symporter family protein, whose amino-acid sequence MDLAFFNAIGEEIEPVVSELNSIVWGPLLLILLVGTGIFLSFRLKFLQVSQLPYALKLAFSKRQDQKSDGDISHFQALMTALSATVGIGNIAGVATAVVSGGPGAVFWMWFAAFFGMATKYGEAVLAVKYRVTNEFGQKSGGPMYYIERGLGWKWLAVLFALFGTIAAIFGIGNMTQSNSVAEALHKTFGINPWITGFVLAVLTALVIIGGIKSIGRVTAFLVPFMCLFYVFGGLVIILLNIDLLPKAIALIFKEAFTAESVGGGVLGTAVRFGIARGLFSNESGLGSAPIAAAAAKTDHPSRQGLVSMTGTFIDTMIVCSITGITLVMSGVYAGADAGVDSASLTVKAFDGFLPVFGNTVVTTGLILFAYSTILGWSYYGEKCFAYLFTDRSIYIYRIIFVLFTFIGSGLSLELIWGIADIFNALMAIPNLIALLLLSGVIAEETKKFKEIRRRETGMEPPKEVPVR is encoded by the coding sequence ATGGATTTGGCGTTTTTCAACGCGATAGGCGAAGAAATCGAACCGGTCGTCAGCGAACTGAACAGCATCGTGTGGGGCCCGCTCCTGTTGATTTTGCTGGTGGGAACGGGAATCTTCTTATCCTTTCGGTTGAAGTTTCTGCAAGTATCCCAATTGCCCTATGCTTTGAAACTTGCCTTTTCCAAACGTCAAGACCAGAAATCCGACGGGGACATTTCCCATTTCCAGGCCTTAATGACCGCCCTGTCCGCGACCGTCGGCATCGGGAATATCGCGGGAGTCGCCACGGCGGTCGTTTCGGGGGGCCCCGGGGCCGTATTCTGGATGTGGTTTGCCGCCTTTTTCGGGATGGCGACGAAATACGGCGAAGCCGTTCTCGCGGTGAAATACCGGGTAACCAACGAGTTCGGGCAAAAATCCGGCGGGCCGATGTATTATATCGAACGGGGGCTCGGTTGGAAATGGCTGGCCGTTCTCTTCGCCCTCTTCGGAACGATCGCCGCCATTTTCGGGATCGGCAACATGACCCAATCCAATTCCGTCGCCGAAGCCCTGCACAAAACCTTCGGGATCAATCCCTGGATTACGGGATTCGTATTGGCCGTATTAACGGCGCTGGTGATCATCGGCGGCATCAAAAGCATCGGCAGGGTCACTGCCTTTCTCGTTCCGTTCATGTGCCTTTTCTATGTTTTCGGCGGTTTGGTCATCATCCTTTTAAATATCGATCTTCTTCCGAAGGCAATCGCCCTGATCTTTAAGGAAGCTTTTACCGCCGAATCGGTCGGAGGCGGGGTGCTGGGCACCGCGGTCCGGTTCGGAATCGCCCGCGGGCTCTTTTCCAACGAATCCGGCTTGGGTTCCGCGCCGATTGCCGCCGCCGCGGCCAAAACGGACCATCCTTCCCGGCAAGGTCTCGTGTCCATGACGGGCACCTTCATCGATACGATGATCGTTTGTTCGATCACCGGCATTACCCTCGTCATGAGCGGCGTGTATGCCGGCGCCGATGCGGGTGTCGACAGCGCTTCCTTGACCGTAAAAGCGTTCGACGGGTTTCTCCCCGTATTCGGCAACACGGTAGTTACGACCGGACTGATTCTGTTCGCTTATTCCACCATTTTGGGTTGGTCCTATTACGGGGAAAAATGCTTCGCCTATTTGTTTACCGACCGATCCATCTATATTTATCGCATCATCTTCGTCCTGTTCACTTTCATCGGATCGGGCTTGAGCCTCGAATTGATCTGGGGAATCGCCGATATTTTCAACGCGCTGATGGCCATACCGAACTTGATCGCCCTGTTGTTGCTGTCGGGGGTCATCGCCGAGGAGACAAAAAAATTCAAGGAAATCCGCCGGCGGGAAACCGGCATGGAACCGCCGAAAGAGGTGCCGGTCCGGTAA